Proteins encoded in a region of the Flavobacteriales bacterium genome:
- a CDS encoding cupin domain-containing protein, producing MEKDSRYWIEKLALTAHPEGGYFKEIFRSEEEIPATLNQKEGRRNYMTSIYFLLDQKSRSHFHILSSDEIWYWHNGGTGRIHFISENGTYSYSDIGCYPENNEQLQIVIPKNTWFAAEVISGEFILVSCAVAPGFDFRDFILAKKTEMIQQFPQHESLLQRFCLL from the coding sequence ATGGAGAAGGATAGTCGTTACTGGATTGAAAAACTTGCTTTAACCGCCCACCCCGAAGGAGGTTATTTCAAGGAGATTTTTCGGAGTGAGGAAGAAATTCCCGCGACATTAAACCAGAAGGAAGGTCGGAGAAATTACATGACCAGTATCTATTTTTTGCTCGACCAAAAATCCCGTTCTCATTTTCATATTTTATCATCCGACGAAATCTGGTATTGGCATAACGGAGGAACCGGTCGCATACATTTCATTTCTGAAAATGGAACGTATAGCTATTCCGATATAGGGTGTTATCCGGAGAACAATGAACAGCTGCAAATTGTAATTCCAAAAAACACCTGGTTTGCAGCAGAAGTCATTTCAGGAGAATTTATTTTGGTATCCTGCGCAGTAGCTCCGGGGTTTGATTTCAGGGATTTTATATTGGCGAAAAAAACCGAAATGATTCAACAATTCCCGCAACATGAATCCTTGTTACAACGCTTTTGTTTACTCTGA